A genomic stretch from Verrucomicrobiia bacterium includes:
- a CDS encoding PSD1 and planctomycete cytochrome C domain-containing protein, with protein sequence MPSWSSTLHWVWVLGLMLVSSVSGAERAVDFARDVQPILAAKCYECHGADMRKGGLRLDLKRDALMGGDDGAIIVPGKSAESLIFKKVSATDSAKRMPPKGEPLTAQQIATLQKWIDAGAVWPDEAGAVTAKAQSQHWAFQAVKRVEPPKVKQAKWVANPIDAFVLARLEQEKIKPSPEADRYTLVRRLSLDLLGLPPTVEEVETFVNDKSPDAYRKLVERTLASPHFGERWGRHWLDMARYADSDGYEKDRARPFAYVYRDWVIRAINEDMPFDRFSIEQLAGDLLTKPTHEQIVATGFHRQTLTNTEGGVDQEEFRTKAVVDRVSTTSTVWLGLTMACAECHTHKYDPITQREFYQFYAFFNNASEKNVPSPQVEEQAKYNEDKAKWDIEDRKLKAQLAEYVKKDLPAKQGAWEKTAQVKFTPWAQLKPAKVASENGATLKAQKDYVVVSDGKLPDTDTYTVEVTPEAKRITGFRLEAIDDPKAKKGPGRAKDGNFVLTKFSVKAVSPDGEEREVKLGNPQATFSQSKFPVANALAGDAGSGWAVSPKFNESHAAVFETAEDLVLPEGAKLVFTLEHKYKTTYLLGQFRLAATDAARPLKADMTPAGVASALAKSADLRTKQESVALAKYYQEQVDVEARKIQAFIDAHAKKAPAAPATTAAVMVEEAEGRKTQVHVRGNFMDKGAEVQPGVPSVLPVFKARSEKADRLDLANWLFDPANPLTGRVTVNHIWKNLFGRGLVNTVDDFGTRGDKPSHPELLDWLASEFPRLKWSRKEMIKLIVMSNTYRQESVVRPELMTRDPLNTLLARQNRLRLEAESVRDAYLAASGLLARKVGGPSIKPALPDDIAALGYANSVKWQESKGEDKYRRGLYIFFQRTVPYPMLMTFDAPDSTVACMRRERSNTPLQALTLLNDPVFFECAQALGLRMADVPTSDASAKISEGFQYCFGRVPSKAEGKRLEELYTEQVKLLESRPENAKKLVGTKTADADAPQKAALVALARVMLNLDEFITRE encoded by the coding sequence GTGCCGAGTTGGAGCTCGACGCTCCATTGGGTGTGGGTGTTGGGGCTGATGCTGGTGTCTTCGGTGAGTGGGGCGGAGCGGGCGGTGGATTTTGCTCGGGATGTGCAGCCCATATTGGCGGCCAAATGTTATGAGTGTCATGGGGCGGATATGCGGAAGGGCGGGTTGCGGCTGGATCTGAAGCGGGATGCTTTGATGGGCGGGGATGATGGCGCGATCATCGTGCCGGGGAAGAGTGCGGAGAGTTTGATCTTCAAGAAGGTGTCGGCGACGGATTCGGCGAAGCGGATGCCGCCGAAGGGTGAGCCGCTGACGGCGCAGCAGATCGCGACGTTGCAGAAGTGGATCGATGCTGGTGCGGTTTGGCCGGATGAAGCGGGCGCGGTGACGGCGAAGGCGCAGAGCCAGCATTGGGCGTTTCAAGCGGTGAAGCGCGTGGAGCCGCCGAAGGTGAAGCAAGCGAAGTGGGTGGCGAATCCGATCGATGCGTTTGTGCTCGCGCGGTTGGAGCAAGAGAAGATCAAGCCATCGCCCGAGGCTGACCGTTATACGTTGGTGCGGCGGTTGAGTTTGGATTTGCTGGGCTTACCTCCGACGGTGGAGGAGGTGGAGACGTTCGTGAATGACAAGTCGCCGGATGCGTATCGCAAGCTAGTAGAGCGGACACTGGCGTCGCCGCATTTCGGGGAGCGTTGGGGGCGGCATTGGTTGGACATGGCGCGGTATGCGGATAGCGACGGGTATGAGAAGGACCGCGCGCGGCCGTTCGCGTATGTGTATCGCGACTGGGTGATCCGAGCGATCAATGAGGATATGCCGTTCGATCGCTTCAGCATCGAGCAGCTCGCGGGCGATTTGCTGACGAAACCGACGCATGAGCAGATCGTGGCGACGGGGTTTCATCGGCAGACGCTCACGAATACGGAAGGTGGCGTGGATCAGGAGGAGTTTCGCACGAAGGCGGTGGTGGATCGCGTGAGCACGACGAGCACGGTGTGGCTCGGTCTCACGATGGCGTGCGCGGAATGTCACACGCATAAGTATGATCCGATCACGCAGCGTGAGTTCTATCAGTTCTACGCGTTCTTCAACAATGCCTCTGAGAAAAATGTGCCCTCACCGCAAGTGGAGGAGCAGGCGAAGTATAATGAGGACAAGGCGAAGTGGGATATCGAGGATCGCAAGCTGAAGGCGCAACTGGCTGAGTATGTGAAGAAGGACTTGCCCGCGAAACAGGGGGCGTGGGAAAAGACGGCGCAGGTGAAATTCACGCCTTGGGCGCAGTTGAAACCGGCGAAGGTGGCCTCTGAGAATGGGGCGACGCTCAAGGCGCAAAAGGATTACGTAGTGGTGAGCGATGGGAAATTGCCGGATACGGATACTTACACGGTGGAAGTAACACCGGAAGCGAAGCGCATCACGGGATTCCGCCTCGAGGCGATCGATGATCCGAAGGCGAAGAAAGGGCCGGGTCGCGCGAAGGATGGGAATTTTGTGCTGACGAAGTTCAGCGTGAAAGCGGTGTCGCCCGATGGTGAGGAGCGCGAGGTGAAGTTAGGCAATCCGCAGGCGACGTTTTCGCAGAGCAAATTTCCGGTGGCGAATGCGTTGGCGGGAGATGCGGGCAGTGGTTGGGCGGTGTCGCCGAAGTTCAATGAATCGCACGCAGCGGTGTTCGAGACGGCGGAGGATCTGGTTTTGCCGGAGGGCGCGAAGCTGGTGTTCACGCTGGAGCACAAATACAAGACGACGTATCTGCTGGGGCAGTTCCGGCTAGCGGCGACTGATGCAGCACGGCCATTGAAGGCGGATATGACGCCAGCGGGAGTAGCGTCGGCCTTGGCAAAGAGTGCCGATCTGCGGACGAAGCAGGAAAGCGTGGCGCTCGCGAAGTATTATCAAGAGCAGGTGGACGTGGAAGCGCGGAAGATTCAGGCGTTCATCGATGCGCATGCGAAGAAGGCGCCAGCGGCACCGGCCACCACTGCGGCGGTGATGGTGGAGGAGGCGGAAGGCCGCAAGACGCAGGTGCATGTGCGCGGAAACTTCATGGATAAGGGCGCGGAGGTGCAGCCGGGAGTGCCTTCGGTATTGCCGGTTTTCAAAGCACGCAGTGAGAAGGCGGACCGGTTGGATTTGGCGAATTGGCTCTTTGATCCGGCGAATCCGCTGACGGGTCGCGTGACGGTGAATCATATCTGGAAGAATTTGTTCGGGCGCGGGCTGGTAAACACGGTGGATGATTTCGGCACGCGTGGGGATAAGCCGTCGCATCCGGAATTGCTCGATTGGCTGGCGAGCGAGTTCCCGCGGCTGAAGTGGAGTCGCAAAGAGATGATCAAGCTGATCGTGATGTCGAATACGTATCGGCAGGAATCGGTGGTGCGGCCGGAATTGATGACGCGTGATCCGCTGAACACGTTGCTCGCGCGGCAGAATCGCCTGCGGCTGGAAGCGGAGAGCGTGCGGGATGCGTATCTGGCGGCGAGCGGGTTGCTGGCGCGCAAGGTGGGCGGGCCGAGCATCAAGCCGGCGTTACCGGATGACATCGCGGCGCTGGGGTATGCGAATTCCGTGAAATGGCAGGAGAGCAAGGGCGAGGACAAGTATCGGCGCGGACTCTACATCTTCTTCCAGCGCACGGTGCCGTATCCGATGTTGATGACGTTTGATGCGCCGGATTCCACAGTGGCGTGCATGCGGCGGGAGCGATCGAACACGCCACTGCAAGCGCTCACGCTCTTAAATGATCCGGTGTTCTTCGAGTGCGCGCAGGCGCTGGGCTTGCGGATGGCGGATGTGCCGACGAGTGATGCGAGCGCGAAGATCAGCGAGGGATTCCAGTATTGCTTCGGGCGGGTGCCGTCGAAGGCGGAAGGGAAACGGCTAGAGGAGCTTTATACGGAGCAGGTGAAGTTGCTGGAATCGCGACCGGAGAATGCGAAGAAATTGGTGGGTACGAAGACGGCAGATGCGGATGCGCCGCAGAAGGCGGCGTTGGTGGCGCTGGCGAGGGTGATGCTTAACCTTGATGAATTTATAACTCGCGAATGA
- a CDS encoding DUF1501 domain-containing protein translates to MNLRKYLSPQELVRLTRRDFLTTSATGIGTLALATLFKQGNLLAAESQVRDPLAVRQPHHPAKAKNCILIYFEGAPSQMDLFDPKPKLNELDGQKLPDSMLEKVRFAFIKKETVRLMGSPRKFKPHGQCGMELSDLLPHIGGIADDICLIRSMHTTQFNHHPGQLMMNCGSPLFGRPTMGSWLNYGLGNEAQNLPGYVVLTAGRGSSAGASAWSSGFLPSSYAGVLFRNQGDPVLNLSNPEGITPEMQHLGLDAIGDLNRLRHKYVADPEIASRINAYELAGRMQAATPELMDLSRESAATLNAYGLDRREPDIKAARGGGPGQFRTFARNCLLARRMIERGVRFVTVLHASWDHHSNLNEELSFNAQMADQPIAALVKDLKQRGLLEDTMVIWASEFGRTPLGENRGGSTVVTGRDHHPFAFSLWLAGGGIKGGQVIGKTDEIGWGVTEDPISVHDLHATILHQFGFDHEKLTYRFQGRDFRLTDVEGRLVPKMLG, encoded by the coding sequence ATGAATTTGCGTAAATATCTTTCGCCGCAGGAACTGGTGCGGTTGACGCGTCGGGATTTTTTGACGACGAGCGCGACGGGCATCGGCACGCTGGCGCTGGCGACTTTGTTCAAACAAGGGAACTTGCTGGCGGCGGAATCGCAGGTGCGTGATCCGCTGGCGGTGCGGCAGCCGCATCATCCGGCGAAGGCGAAGAATTGCATCCTCATCTATTTCGAGGGTGCGCCGAGCCAGATGGATCTCTTCGATCCGAAGCCGAAGTTGAACGAGTTGGACGGTCAGAAGCTGCCGGATTCGATGCTGGAGAAGGTGCGGTTCGCGTTCATCAAGAAGGAGACGGTGCGGTTGATGGGCAGCCCGCGTAAGTTCAAGCCGCACGGGCAATGTGGGATGGAGTTGAGCGATCTGTTGCCGCACATCGGTGGCATCGCGGATGACATCTGCCTGATCCGCTCGATGCACACGACGCAGTTCAATCATCATCCGGGGCAGTTGATGATGAATTGCGGGTCGCCACTGTTCGGTCGGCCCACGATGGGATCGTGGTTGAATTACGGATTGGGAAATGAAGCGCAGAATCTACCGGGCTATGTGGTGCTGACGGCGGGGCGTGGTTCCAGTGCGGGAGCGAGTGCGTGGTCGAGCGGGTTTTTGCCGAGCAGTTACGCGGGCGTGCTGTTCCGCAATCAGGGCGATCCGGTGCTGAATCTCTCGAATCCCGAAGGCATCACGCCAGAGATGCAGCATCTGGGGCTGGATGCGATTGGAGATCTGAATCGTCTTCGGCACAAGTATGTGGCGGACCCGGAGATCGCGTCGCGCATCAATGCGTATGAATTGGCGGGACGCATGCAGGCGGCGACGCCGGAGTTGATGGATTTGAGCAGGGAATCGGCGGCGACGTTGAATGCGTATGGATTGGACCGGCGCGAGCCGGATATCAAGGCAGCACGTGGCGGTGGCCCGGGACAGTTCAGGACGTTCGCGCGGAATTGTCTGCTGGCGCGGCGGATGATCGAGCGTGGGGTGAGGTTCGTGACGGTGTTGCATGCATCGTGGGACCATCACAGCAATTTGAATGAAGAATTGAGTTTCAACGCTCAGATGGCGGATCAGCCGATCGCAGCGCTGGTGAAGGATTTGAAGCAGCGCGGGTTGCTGGAGGATACGATGGTGATCTGGGCGTCGGAATTTGGTCGCACACCGTTGGGCGAGAATCGTGGCGGGTCCACGGTGGTGACGGGGCGTGATCATCATCCGTTCGCATTCAGCCTGTGGCTGGCGGGTGGTGGGATCAAGGGCGGGCAGGTCATCGGCAAGACGGATGAGATCGGCTGGGGCGTGACGGAGGATCCGATCTCGGTGCATGACTTGCACGCGACGATCTTACATCAGTTCGGGTTCGATCATGAGAAGCTGACATATCGTTTTCAGGGACGAGATTTTCGGCTGACGGATGTGGAGGGGAGATTGGTGCCGAAGATGCTGGGGTAG
- a CDS encoding fimbrillin family protein: MKLKLNLAFRAFELLAVTLCAGLLAGCSSEESIDMPAPKAQAQAVAAFDTSAVLTATAPEAIAPPTAIVQAEAAVQPVVTNAQAVAGEVPLYNIAPEDLMKHPKWGPVLQKLSQACVAFFAAEKRVPGSVAEMEAKGFTKDVPAAPEGMMFQIDAANYRVMLVSM; this comes from the coding sequence ATGAAGTTGAAATTGAACTTGGCTTTTCGAGCCTTTGAACTCCTTGCGGTCACACTCTGCGCCGGTCTTTTGGCTGGATGCAGTTCGGAAGAATCCATCGACATGCCGGCACCGAAAGCGCAGGCACAAGCGGTGGCAGCGTTCGATACCTCGGCGGTTTTGACAGCGACAGCTCCAGAAGCGATTGCACCGCCGACGGCGATCGTGCAAGCGGAAGCGGCTGTTCAACCGGTGGTCACGAATGCACAGGCAGTAGCCGGGGAAGTGCCGCTGTATAACATCGCACCGGAAGATCTGATGAAGCATCCGAAATGGGGGCCGGTGTTGCAAAAGTTATCGCAAGCTTGCGTGGCGTTCTTCGCGGCGGAGAAGCGGGTGCCGGGGTCGGTGGCGGAGATGGAGGCGAAGGGTTTTACCAAGGATGTACCCGCAGCGCCTGAGGGCATGATGTTCCAGATCGATGCCGCGAATTATCGGGTGATGCTGGTGTCGATGTGA
- a CDS encoding 2-dehydropantoate 2-reductase, which produces MKFAVVGCGALGSYYGAKLCRDGHEVHFLLRSDYEIVRRKGVRILSDEGDFHVNPKCARTPEEIGHADVILIGLKTIANDQFSKLLPPLVGPQTAIFTLQNGLGNEEALAKLFPAGQILGGLCYVCLNRIEPGVIRHQAHGKIVMGEYNGWPEPRTHDIASAIRHSGVPCVVSDSLAKARWEKLIWNIPFNGLGVASAAGLEAFSAENPTIPDPLFPCLTTDNLLADPQWQALVRALMTEIITAGRAQGYDTSFDVIEKLIKNTSEMGAYKPSTLLDFQHGLPLELETMFQEPLRRAQAVKTATPRLFRLVTILSLLDSCHIEK; this is translated from the coding sequence ATGAAGTTTGCAGTCGTCGGTTGCGGGGCGCTCGGCAGTTACTACGGAGCCAAGCTCTGCCGTGACGGCCATGAAGTCCATTTCCTCTTGCGCTCGGACTACGAGATCGTCCGCCGCAAAGGTGTGCGCATCCTCAGTGATGAAGGCGACTTCCATGTGAACCCCAAATGCGCCCGCACACCGGAGGAGATCGGTCACGCAGACGTCATCCTCATCGGCCTGAAAACCATCGCCAACGATCAGTTCTCCAAGTTGCTCCCCCCTTTGGTCGGCCCGCAGACGGCCATATTCACATTACAGAACGGGCTGGGGAATGAAGAAGCCCTCGCCAAGCTGTTTCCAGCCGGGCAAATCCTCGGCGGCCTTTGCTACGTCTGCCTGAACCGGATCGAACCGGGCGTCATCAGACACCAGGCTCACGGCAAGATCGTCATGGGTGAATATAACGGCTGGCCTGAACCGCGCACTCATGACATCGCCTCCGCCATCCGTCACTCGGGCGTTCCCTGTGTCGTCTCCGATTCATTGGCTAAAGCCCGCTGGGAAAAACTCATCTGGAACATTCCTTTCAATGGCTTGGGTGTCGCCAGCGCCGCCGGGCTTGAAGCCTTTTCCGCTGAAAACCCAACCATTCCAGATCCTTTATTCCCTTGTTTAACCACGGATAACCTCCTCGCTGACCCGCAGTGGCAGGCCCTTGTCCGCGCACTCATGACCGAGATCATCACCGCAGGACGCGCCCAAGGCTACGACACCTCTTTCGACGTCATCGAAAAGCTGATCAAGAACACGAGCGAGATGGGGGCCTACAAACCCTCCACCCTCCTGGACTTTCAGCATGGCCTCCCACTGGAATTGGAAACCATGTTCCAAGAACCCCTCCGTCGCGCACAAGCAGTCAAGACAGCCACTCCAAGATTGTTCCGGCTCGTGACCATCCTTTCCTTGCTCGACAGTTGCCATATAGAAAAATAA
- a CDS encoding DUF1553 domain-containing protein produces the protein MSGNRQVMKKLALLAVLLASGVTAQAAEARKGAVEFNRDIRPLLSEYCTACHGPDPGSRKADMRLDTKAGIFKETKSEGPVVKAGNPKDSALWQRITTTDEDDVMPPVKSHKVMKAGEKELIKQWILEGAKWQDHWAFIAPEKPELPKVKNGKWAKNPIDTFVMAKLEEKGLKPAEEADRRTLARRVTLDLTGLPPTSEEVEAFVADKSKDAYEKLVARLLASPAFGEHRARYWLDAARYADTHGLHFDNYREMWPYRDWVIKAFNQNMSFDKFTIEQLAGDLLENPTQDQQIATGFHRCNMTTNEGGTIVDENLANYANDRVSTTSWVWLGLTANCAACHDHKFDPVTQKDFYAMAAFFRNTQQGGLDGNVKDSNPSITVISDAKEYARWQELPKAIEAAKKNVEAKRKEAEPQFAKWVGGLKAEDIQRELSAKDIAFQADLDDGNTNEVTAVVLGKEQKFQPKGSLELAPEGRPTRGIALKKGVTVEFPQAGDFDHKQPFSYGAWVFVPKDYNETAAIFSRMDEKNDYRGWDLWIQQGQFATHIVSQWPENAIKLRTRNRAAKKNKWQHVFVSYDGSGKLEGVKIFVDGELQPLEPENSKGITESIRTKVPFKFAQRSEGAHLDGVGLQDVRLYARELNPAEVSALANFSTLKKLLDTPLDKWKAEQKKPIFDYYLATRYEPFKQAQTDLAALEKEKEGIRLKYPVTHVQMEKKDTMPVANILFRGQYDQPREKVEAAPFAFLNQLPEGAPRNRMGLAQWMTAKENPLVARVTVNRFWQEIFGTGLVKTSEDFGVMGEVPVNQALLDWLAVEFRESGWDVKKFVTLIVTSAAYRQSAETTPVKLQRDPANRYLSRGPRFRMDAEMVRDYALATSGLLVEKVGGPSVKPYQPPGVWEAVAMPESNTRNYKRDSGEALYRRSMYTFWKRAAPPAMMDVFNAPSREVSCTRRERTNTPLQALATMNDPQFVEAARKLAETALKQHPADVNEAVALMAERVLARPLASKERSVVKETLRESLEYYTGKPDEAKKLVTFGESKPDATLDATKVAALTMVANQLMNLDEVLNK, from the coding sequence ATGAGTGGGAATCGGCAAGTGATGAAGAAGTTGGCGCTGCTCGCAGTGTTGCTGGCGAGTGGTGTTACGGCTCAGGCGGCGGAAGCGCGGAAGGGCGCGGTGGAGTTCAATCGCGATATCCGGCCGCTGTTGTCTGAATATTGCACAGCTTGCCATGGGCCGGACCCGGGATCGCGCAAGGCGGATATGCGGTTGGATACGAAGGCCGGGATTTTCAAAGAGACGAAGAGCGAGGGACCGGTGGTGAAGGCGGGGAATCCGAAAGACAGTGCGCTCTGGCAACGCATCACGACGACGGATGAGGATGATGTGATGCCGCCGGTCAAGTCCCACAAAGTGATGAAGGCGGGTGAGAAGGAGCTGATCAAGCAGTGGATTCTGGAAGGGGCGAAGTGGCAAGATCATTGGGCCTTCATCGCGCCGGAGAAGCCGGAATTGCCGAAGGTGAAGAATGGCAAGTGGGCGAAGAATCCGATCGATACCTTCGTAATGGCGAAGCTGGAGGAGAAGGGATTGAAGCCGGCGGAAGAGGCGGATCGCCGGACTTTAGCACGGCGCGTGACACTGGATCTGACGGGTTTGCCGCCGACGTCGGAAGAGGTGGAGGCGTTCGTGGCGGATAAATCCAAGGATGCTTACGAGAAGCTGGTGGCGCGGTTGCTGGCATCGCCTGCGTTTGGCGAGCATCGGGCGCGTTATTGGCTGGATGCGGCGCGTTATGCGGACACGCATGGGTTGCACTTCGATAATTATCGCGAGATGTGGCCGTATCGCGACTGGGTGATCAAGGCGTTCAACCAGAACATGTCTTTCGACAAGTTCACGATCGAACAGCTCGCAGGTGATCTGCTGGAGAATCCGACGCAGGATCAGCAAATCGCGACGGGCTTTCATCGTTGCAACATGACGACGAATGAGGGCGGAACGATCGTGGATGAGAATCTGGCGAACTATGCGAACGATCGCGTGTCCACGACGTCCTGGGTGTGGCTGGGGCTGACGGCGAATTGCGCGGCGTGCCATGACCACAAGTTCGATCCGGTGACGCAAAAGGATTTCTACGCGATGGCGGCGTTCTTCCGGAACACGCAACAGGGTGGGCTGGATGGGAATGTGAAGGACTCGAACCCGAGCATCACGGTGATCAGCGATGCAAAGGAGTATGCGCGCTGGCAGGAATTGCCGAAGGCGATCGAGGCGGCGAAGAAAAATGTGGAAGCGAAGCGCAAGGAGGCAGAGCCGCAGTTCGCCAAATGGGTGGGCGGATTGAAGGCGGAAGACATCCAGCGGGAACTGTCCGCCAAGGACATCGCATTCCAGGCGGATCTGGATGACGGGAACACGAATGAAGTCACAGCCGTGGTGCTGGGCAAGGAACAGAAGTTCCAGCCGAAGGGCAGCCTGGAGCTGGCGCCGGAGGGACGACCGACGCGGGGCATCGCCTTGAAGAAAGGCGTGACGGTGGAGTTTCCGCAGGCGGGTGATTTCGATCACAAGCAACCGTTCTCCTATGGCGCGTGGGTGTTCGTGCCGAAGGATTACAACGAAACGGCGGCGATCTTCTCGCGCATGGATGAGAAGAATGATTATCGCGGCTGGGACTTGTGGATACAGCAGGGGCAGTTCGCCACGCACATCGTGAGCCAATGGCCGGAGAACGCGATCAAGTTGAGGACGCGTAATCGCGCGGCGAAGAAGAATAAATGGCAGCATGTCTTCGTGAGCTACGACGGTTCCGGCAAGCTGGAAGGGGTGAAGATTTTCGTGGATGGGGAACTGCAACCGCTGGAGCCGGAGAACAGCAAGGGCATCACGGAATCCATCCGCACGAAGGTTCCGTTCAAATTCGCGCAACGGAGCGAGGGGGCGCATCTGGACGGGGTGGGGCTGCAAGATGTGCGGTTGTATGCGCGGGAGTTGAATCCAGCGGAGGTTTCCGCGCTGGCGAATTTCTCCACGTTGAAGAAGCTGCTGGATACGCCATTGGACAAATGGAAGGCGGAGCAGAAGAAGCCGATCTTTGATTACTATCTCGCCACGCGTTACGAGCCATTTAAGCAAGCGCAGACAGACTTGGCGGCTTTAGAAAAAGAGAAGGAAGGCATCCGGCTGAAATATCCGGTGACGCATGTGCAGATGGAGAAGAAGGATACGATGCCGGTGGCGAATATTCTTTTCCGGGGACAGTACGACCAGCCACGCGAGAAAGTTGAGGCAGCCCCCTTCGCATTCCTGAATCAACTGCCTGAAGGTGCTCCGCGTAACAGAATGGGATTGGCTCAATGGATGACGGCGAAGGAAAATCCTTTGGTGGCGCGGGTGACGGTGAACCGTTTCTGGCAGGAGATATTCGGCACAGGCCTGGTGAAGACATCGGAAGATTTCGGTGTGATGGGTGAGGTGCCGGTAAATCAGGCGTTGCTCGACTGGCTGGCGGTGGAGTTCCGCGAGAGCGGCTGGGATGTGAAGAAGTTCGTCACGCTAATAGTGACATCGGCGGCGTATCGGCAGAGCGCGGAAACGACGCCGGTGAAGTTGCAACGTGATCCGGCGAACCGGTATTTGAGCCGCGGGCCGCGCTTCCGCATGGATGCGGAGATGGTGCGGGATTACGCATTGGCAACGAGCGGGTTGCTGGTAGAGAAGGTCGGTGGGCCGAGCGTGAAGCCGTATCAGCCCCCGGGCGTGTGGGAAGCGGTGGCGATGCCGGAGAGCAATACGCGCAACTACAAGCGAGACAGCGGCGAGGCGCTTTATCGTCGCAGCATGTACACCTTCTGGAAACGCGCGGCACCACCGGCGATGATGGATGTGTTTAACGCGCCGAGTCGCGAAGTGTCCTGCACGCGTCGTGAGCGGACGAACACGCCACTCCAAGCGCTGGCGACGATGAATGATCCGCAGTTCGTGGAAGCGGCGCGCAAGCTGGCGGAGACGGCGCTGAAACAGCATCCCGCAGATGTGAATGAAGCCGTGGCACTGATGGCGGAGCGGGTGCTGGCGCGTCCGTTGGCGAGCAAGGAGCGCTCGGTGGTGAAGGAGACGTTGCGTGAATCGCTGGAATATTACACAGGCAAGCCGGATGAAGCAAAGAAGCTGGTGACGTTCGGTGAATCGAAGCCGGACGCGACGCTGGATGCCACCAAGGTGGCGGCGCTGACGATGGTGGCGAATCAGTTGATGAACCTGGATGAGGTGTTGAACAAGTAA
- a CDS encoding DUF1501 domain-containing protein: protein MNPFNDYLKSESRRQFLSRGKNAVGFAALTSLLGSQFSTWAAGGSELPDKLPHFAPKAKRVIYLHMVGGPSQMDMYDYKPGMAEWYDKDLPESIRKGQRLTTMTSGQARFPIAPSKFKFAQHGKSGMWVTELLPQTAKCVDDMCFIRSMHTEAINHEPAICHMQTGNMNSGRPCIGSWVSYGLGALNSNLPTFVVLVAEPTNKEQIQAISARLWSSGFLPGEHAGVSFRSSGDPILFINNPPGVPQELRRKQLDGLRKLNEMNFKQVGDPETHTRIQQFEMAFRMQASVPELTDIASEPESTYKLYGDEAKKPGTFAATCLLSRRLLERGVRFVQVYLNNWDHHSNAAGRLPMQCKDIDQATYGLIQDLKARGMFEDTLIVWGGEFGRTIYSQGGLSKENYGRDHHPRCFTMWMAGGGSKGGTIYGETDEFSYNIVKDPVHVRDFHATILHLLGVDHNRYSYKYQGLDQRLTGVEEAHVIKALVG from the coding sequence ATGAACCCTTTCAACGATTACCTAAAGTCTGAGTCGCGGCGGCAGTTTCTTTCGCGCGGCAAGAATGCGGTGGGTTTCGCCGCGCTGACGAGTTTGTTGGGCAGCCAGTTCTCCACATGGGCGGCGGGTGGGAGTGAGTTGCCTGACAAATTGCCGCACTTTGCACCGAAGGCGAAGCGCGTGATCTATCTGCACATGGTAGGCGGGCCATCACAGATGGATATGTATGATTACAAGCCGGGTATGGCGGAGTGGTATGACAAGGATTTGCCAGAGTCCATCCGCAAAGGGCAACGGCTGACGACGATGACGAGCGGGCAGGCGCGGTTTCCGATTGCGCCCTCGAAATTCAAATTCGCGCAACACGGCAAGAGTGGCATGTGGGTGACGGAACTCCTCCCGCAAACGGCAAAGTGTGTAGATGACATGTGCTTCATCCGCTCGATGCACACGGAGGCGATCAATCATGAGCCCGCCATCTGCCATATGCAGACGGGTAACATGAATTCGGGCCGTCCGTGCATCGGGTCGTGGGTGAGTTATGGGTTGGGGGCATTGAACAGCAATCTGCCGACGTTTGTGGTGCTCGTAGCAGAACCGACGAACAAGGAGCAGATCCAGGCGATCTCGGCGCGGTTGTGGTCGAGTGGTTTCTTGCCGGGAGAACATGCGGGTGTTTCCTTCCGTAGCAGTGGCGATCCGATCTTATTCATCAATAATCCGCCGGGTGTGCCGCAGGAGTTGCGTCGCAAGCAGCTCGATGGTTTGCGGAAGTTGAACGAGATGAACTTCAAGCAGGTGGGCGATCCCGAGACGCATACGCGCATTCAGCAATTCGAGATGGCGTTCCGTATGCAGGCGAGCGTGCCGGAGTTGACGGACATCGCGAGCGAACCCGAATCTACTTACAAGCTCTACGGGGATGAGGCGAAGAAGCCGGGGACATTTGCGGCGACATGTCTGCTCTCGCGGCGCTTGCTGGAGCGAGGTGTACGCTTTGTGCAGGTGTATCTGAACAACTGGGATCATCACTCGAATGCGGCGGGACGTCTGCCGATGCAGTGCAAGGACATCGATCAAGCGACGTATGGGCTTATCCAAGATTTGAAAGCACGCGGGATGTTTGAGGACACGCTGATCGTGTGGGGTGGGGAATTTGGTCGCACGATTTACAGCCAAGGTGGTTTGTCGAAGGAAAACTACGGGCGCGATCATCATCCGCGCTGTTTCACGATGTGGATGGCGGGTGGCGGTTCAAAAGGCGGGACGATCTACGGTGAGACGGATGAGTTTAGCTACAACATCGTGAAAGACCCGGTGCATGTGCGGGACTTCCACGCGACCATTTTGCATCTGTTAGGCGTGGATCATAATCGCTACAGCTACAAATATCAGGGACTGGATCAGCGGCTCACGGGGGTGGAGGAAGCGCATGTGATCAAGGCGTTGGTGGGGTAG
- a CDS encoding HU family DNA-binding protein: MAKALTKSQIAAALAEKAEISKKQAVAILEEIAALAYKQAKNSFTLPGIGKLVLVNRKARMGRNPATGEAIKIPAKKVVKFRVAKAAKDAILGAK; this comes from the coding sequence ATGGCTAAAGCACTGACCAAGTCGCAAATCGCCGCCGCTCTCGCGGAGAAGGCTGAGATCTCCAAGAAGCAAGCTGTGGCTATCCTCGAAGAAATCGCCGCCCTCGCTTACAAGCAGGCCAAGAATTCTTTCACCCTCCCTGGCATCGGCAAGCTGGTGCTCGTGAACCGCAAAGCTCGTATGGGCCGCAATCCGGCTACTGGCGAAGCGATCAAGATCCCTGCCAAGAAGGTCGTGAAGTTCCGCGTGGCCAAGGCCGCGAAGGATGCGATCCTCGGCGCGAAGTAA